The proteins below are encoded in one region of Parvicella tangerina:
- a CDS encoding TonB-dependent receptor — protein sequence MRLLLLFSLSLFLTSFYSQKVTLSGSVKDKTNGEDLIGVNVLVKELPGTGAASNVYGFYSVSLDPGTYTIIYRFVGYQTIEETITLNEDMVKNMELAPESAVLEEFNVNAEKDDENITSNEISTIKFNPKEIETIPVLFGEKDVLKTVTLLPGVKTAGEGNSGFFVRGGGADQNLILLDEAPVYNASHLLGFFSVFNSDALKDINLIKGGMPAQYGGRVSSVMDIKMKEGNSKGLSMTGGIGTISSKLTIEAPIVKDKGSFLISGRRTYADIFLRFAPDTSIRDSRLYFYDLNLKANYNISDKDRIFLSGYFGRDNFSFGDSFGFDWGNATGTIRWNHIYNNKLFSNTSVIFSDYKYRLNIGAAGFAFGSNIRDWNFKQDFQWFANDKHNVKFLA from the coding sequence ATGAGATTGTTATTACTTTTTAGTCTTTCACTATTCCTCACTAGTTTTTACTCCCAAAAAGTAACGTTAAGCGGGTCAGTAAAAGACAAAACCAACGGAGAAGATTTAATTGGTGTAAATGTTCTGGTAAAAGAACTACCCGGGACTGGTGCAGCTTCGAACGTATATGGTTTTTATTCTGTTTCGTTAGATCCTGGAACCTACACCATTATTTATCGTTTTGTGGGCTATCAAACAATTGAAGAAACCATAACGCTCAATGAAGATATGGTTAAAAACATGGAACTAGCTCCAGAGTCAGCAGTTCTTGAAGAGTTTAACGTTAACGCAGAAAAGGACGATGAAAACATTACATCTAATGAGATCAGCACCATCAAATTTAACCCTAAAGAGATTGAAACTATCCCTGTACTATTCGGAGAGAAAGATGTTTTAAAAACAGTCACCCTACTACCTGGTGTAAAAACAGCAGGAGAGGGAAACTCTGGATTCTTCGTTCGAGGTGGAGGTGCCGATCAAAACCTGATTCTTTTGGATGAGGCTCCTGTCTACAACGCCTCTCATTTACTTGGATTTTTCTCCGTCTTCAACTCTGACGCACTGAAAGATATCAACTTGATTAAAGGAGGTATGCCTGCTCAATATGGAGGAAGAGTATCATCAGTAATGGATATCAAAATGAAAGAGGGAAACAGTAAAGGGTTAAGCATGACCGGTGGAATAGGAACTATTTCCTCGAAGCTTACCATTGAAGCCCCTATTGTAAAAGACAAAGGTTCATTCCTTATTTCAGGGAGAAGAACCTATGCAGATATTTTCTTGCGGTTTGCTCCAGATACATCAATAAGGGACTCCAGGTTGTATTTCTATGATCTCAACCTTAAGGCGAATTATAACATTTCAGACAAAGATCGGATTTTCCTAAGTGGCTATTTTGGCAGGGATAATTTCAGCTTTGGAGACTCATTTGGCTTTGATTGGGGAAATGCAACTGGTACGATTAGATGGAATCACATTTATAACAACAAGTTATTCTCCAATACTTCCGTGATCTTTAGCGATTATAAGTATAGACTTAACATTGGTGCTGCTGGATTTGCGTTTGGTTCAAACATTCGAGACTGGAACTTCAAACAAGACTTCCAATGGTTTGCTAATGATAAACACAATGTAAAATTTTTGGCCTGA
- a CDS encoding thiamine phosphate synthase, whose protein sequence is MKLVVFSTTDRSLSEAREVTQMFEEGLRAFHIKKSGFERHEMEEYLKVIPPKYHRYIILHSNHKLRKSFKLGGLHLSRTHRKKKYNSWWKMFKLRKFSRKLKFTRTFSKLSSLTKNKTKYDYVFLGPIYDSISKLGHSGNFGNRSLKRYISTSKSPVYALGGITPDKLEECKELGFSGVCVLGYIWNNEHQTPIEAFREVKNKLKELEH, encoded by the coding sequence ATGAAGTTAGTCGTATTTAGTACAACGGATAGATCTTTATCAGAAGCTAGAGAAGTTACTCAAATGTTTGAGGAAGGTCTTAGGGCTTTTCATATCAAAAAATCAGGTTTTGAGCGACACGAAATGGAAGAGTACCTGAAAGTGATTCCTCCAAAATACCATAGATACATCATTCTCCACTCCAATCATAAGTTAAGAAAATCGTTTAAACTAGGAGGATTACACCTTAGTAGAACACATCGAAAAAAGAAGTATAACTCTTGGTGGAAAATGTTCAAATTGCGTAAATTTTCGCGAAAGCTAAAGTTCACACGTACTTTCAGCAAGCTTTCTTCGCTGACAAAAAACAAGACGAAATACGATTATGTTTTTTTAGGCCCTATTTATGACAGCATCTCAAAACTCGGTCATTCAGGCAATTTCGGAAATCGTTCGTTAAAAAGGTATATTTCTACTTCTAAATCCCCTGTATATGCCTTGGGAGGCATTACGCCAGACAAACTAGAAGAATGTAAAGAACTTGGTTTTTCTGGAGTATGTGTTTTAGGGTACATTTGGAATAATGAGCATCAAACACCCATCGAAGCCTTTAGAGAAGTTAAGAATAAGCTCAAGGAACTGGAGCACTAA
- a CDS encoding geranylgeranylglyceryl/heptaprenylglyceryl phosphate synthase, translating to MNILDHIRAQKDANKKMLAVLVDPDKVSDVNLLIQHLTNHTPDFIFVGGSEVEKKRFDEISSALFNVKLCPVIIFPGSHEQINAYAHGILLLSLISGRNPEYLIGQHVKAAKSLTSFPGLVIPTSYLLIDGMNSTSVQQVSETEPISQDNLDLILDTVIAGQFMGHQLHYLEAGSGAKATVSSEIVRRVKDISTQPIIVGGGIRSAEQASKLWEAGADILVVGNGFEEKVVLLEELKKVQLQIQE from the coding sequence TTGAACATACTTGATCACATACGAGCGCAAAAAGATGCTAACAAGAAAATGCTGGCGGTACTTGTTGACCCTGACAAGGTTAGCGATGTCAATTTGCTGATTCAACATCTTACAAATCACACACCAGACTTCATTTTTGTAGGTGGTAGCGAAGTAGAAAAAAAACGCTTTGATGAGATCTCATCGGCATTGTTCAATGTTAAATTATGTCCGGTAATAATCTTTCCTGGCAGTCATGAGCAGATCAACGCTTATGCGCATGGTATTTTACTTTTGTCATTGATTTCTGGTCGAAACCCAGAATATCTCATTGGCCAACATGTAAAAGCTGCCAAATCATTAACCTCCTTCCCTGGGTTGGTGATTCCAACGAGCTACCTTTTGATTGATGGAATGAATAGCACTAGTGTTCAGCAAGTTAGTGAAACGGAGCCCATCTCCCAGGACAACCTGGACCTCATTTTAGATACAGTGATTGCTGGTCAGTTTATGGGCCATCAACTTCACTATCTAGAGGCAGGCAGCGGTGCTAAGGCAACAGTATCTTCAGAAATTGTGAGACGTGTGAAAGATATTTCTACACAACCAATTATCGTAGGCGGAGGAATCAGAAGTGCAGAACAAGCATCAAAACTTTGGGAAGCTGGAGCTGACATACTCGTTGTGGGTAATGGCTTTGAAGAAAAAGTCGTGCTGTTAGAAGAGCTTAAAAAGGTGCAGTTGCAGATACAGGAATGA
- a CDS encoding 4'-phosphopantetheinyl transferase family protein, whose product MPRYREIFIKKDARIIVWKITESEKELIQLLNNPVHVDIAKSRKAESSRKQYMASRIILEQESLDSELTKDINGKPTLKERHVSITHDHNYVAVMISEQECGIDLQHISPKVLRVKHKFFDPQDDVLSKDELIGLTIAWCIKEAIYKIHGDPLIYFKEHMRLLSFSQNRVHAKILHPDYLKDVTLEVQKIDELYLAYTI is encoded by the coding sequence TTGCCAAGATATAGAGAAATATTCATCAAAAAGGACGCCAGAATCATTGTTTGGAAGATCACGGAATCAGAAAAAGAACTTATTCAGCTACTTAACAATCCTGTTCATGTGGATATTGCAAAATCTCGAAAAGCAGAGAGCAGCAGAAAGCAGTACATGGCCTCCCGAATTATTCTGGAACAAGAATCATTAGATAGCGAATTAACTAAAGACATCAACGGTAAACCAACACTAAAAGAACGACATGTTTCTATCACGCATGATCACAATTATGTTGCCGTAATGATCTCAGAACAAGAATGCGGCATTGACCTTCAGCACATCTCACCAAAAGTTCTTCGTGTAAAGCATAAATTCTTTGATCCACAAGACGATGTGCTGTCTAAAGATGAATTGATCGGACTAACCATTGCCTGGTGCATCAAAGAAGCCATCTATAAAATTCATGGTGATCCGTTGATCTACTTCAAAGAACACATGAGATTACTATCCTTCAGCCAAAACCGAGTTCATGCAAAAATCCTTCACCCTGATTATTTGAAAGATGTAACTTTGGAAGTGCAAAAAATTGATGAGCTTTATTTGGCTTACACGATTTGA
- a CDS encoding WG repeat-containing protein has protein sequence MKPIITLLLLMSLSTFSAQWFPVPDGWISKSGELIKKNIDTSFYSSQGYARFKKEGLFQFVKLNNPDYVSEKYEALTDFNEGYAMAKQNGKWWVMDTAEQKIKEIACHYAYRFQEGLARIQLGNRFGFIDTKGELVIPVKYYGAHDFSEGRARVYLNDNWGVINKQGQWVVKPIYNYIWDYSEDVACVMKSDKGKETWGYINKDGVTTIDLKFDYVFPFSSGMALVRSGDYFNNDLKFIDKEGKIIYDVPYVDIFPFSDGLACFYQNEKWGYINEKFEVVIEPRFDHPSDFKMGLAQVYMDGKLMYIDQDGNVLWE, from the coding sequence TTGAAACCTATTATAACCCTTCTTCTTCTAATGTCTCTTAGTACATTTTCTGCTCAATGGTTTCCTGTGCCTGATGGTTGGATTTCTAAAAGTGGGGAGCTGATCAAAAAGAATATAGATACTAGTTTTTATTCTTCTCAGGGGTATGCTCGATTTAAAAAAGAGGGATTGTTTCAATTTGTAAAATTAAATAACCCAGACTACGTGTCTGAAAAGTATGAAGCCTTAACTGATTTTAACGAAGGTTATGCCATGGCTAAACAGAATGGAAAGTGGTGGGTGATGGATACGGCTGAGCAAAAAATTAAGGAAATAGCCTGCCACTACGCCTATCGTTTTCAAGAAGGTTTAGCGCGAATTCAGCTAGGTAATCGATTTGGGTTTATTGATACCAAGGGTGAATTAGTGATTCCGGTGAAATACTACGGAGCACATGATTTTTCAGAAGGTAGGGCGAGAGTTTATCTTAACGACAATTGGGGCGTGATCAACAAGCAAGGGCAATGGGTTGTAAAGCCAATCTATAACTACATTTGGGATTACAGTGAAGATGTTGCCTGTGTTATGAAATCTGATAAGGGGAAAGAGACATGGGGATACATCAATAAAGATGGTGTAACAACGATTGACTTGAAATTTGATTACGTTTTTCCTTTTTCCAGTGGCATGGCATTGGTTCGTTCAGGAGACTATTTTAACAATGACTTGAAATTCATCGATAAGGAAGGAAAGATTATTTATGATGTACCTTATGTAGATATATTTCCTTTTTCGGATGGTTTAGCCTGTTTTTATCAGAATGAGAAGTGGGGGTACATCAATGAGAAATTTGAGGTAGTGATTGAACCAAGATTTGATCATCCCAGCGATTTTAAAATGGGCTTAGCCCAAGTGTATATGGATGGAAAGCTGATGTATATCGATCAGGATGGGAATGTACTTTGGGAGTAG
- the folE gene encoding GTP cyclohydrolase I FolE — translation MNKEEKTVAMGEDHYSSSLDNPMKQGAFDLSDEEKMKKIAEHFEAIMDIMGMDLTDDSLAGTPARVAKMYIKEIFSGLNPANEPTVSLFDNNYQYDGMLVEKDIELYSLCEHHFVPIVGKVHVAYFAKDHVIGLSKINRIVQYFAKRPQVQERMTMQIVSKLQDVLKTEDVACVVDAKHFCVCMRGVKDSSSTTVTSQFRGKFAESKYKQEFLQHISSELKIDGLS, via the coding sequence ATGAATAAGGAAGAAAAAACAGTAGCAATGGGAGAAGATCACTATTCATCTTCATTGGATAACCCGATGAAGCAAGGTGCCTTTGACCTGTCTGATGAAGAGAAAATGAAGAAGATTGCTGAGCATTTTGAGGCGATCATGGACATTATGGGTATGGATCTGACGGATGACAGTCTGGCGGGTACTCCTGCTAGAGTTGCGAAAATGTACATCAAAGAGATTTTTTCTGGTCTTAATCCTGCGAATGAGCCTACAGTTTCCTTGTTTGATAACAATTACCAGTATGATGGAATGCTGGTGGAGAAAGATATTGAACTTTACTCTTTGTGCGAACACCACTTTGTTCCGATAGTAGGAAAAGTGCATGTTGCCTATTTTGCAAAAGATCATGTTATCGGTCTTTCTAAGATCAATAGGATTGTGCAGTACTTTGCCAAGCGTCCTCAAGTTCAGGAAAGAATGACCATGCAGATTGTTTCAAAACTTCAGGATGTGCTGAAGACAGAAGATGTGGCCTGCGTAGTGGATGCTAAACACTTTTGTGTCTGCATGAGAGGAGTGAAAGATAGCAGCTCTACTACTGTAACTTCTCAGTTTAGAGGTAAATTTGCAGAATCAAAGTACAAGCAAGAATTCTTACAGCACATTTCTTCTGAGCTGAAAATAGACGGTTTGTCTTAG
- the cysS gene encoding cysteine--tRNA ligase has protein sequence MAKFENQTIYIYNSLTGKKERFEPINAPHLGIYVCGPTVYSNVHLGNCRTFLSFDTIIRYFKFLEFKVRYVRNITDAGHLTDDGNVDNDRFVKQSRLEKLEPMEIVQKYSIYFHDIMKQFNALPPSIEPTATGHIMEQIEMIQTILDKGLAYESNGSIYFDVKKYMEQGGEYGELSGRDIEELMSGSRDLDGQDEKRNPTDFALWKKASPQHIMRWNSPWSDGFPGWHLECSAMGKKYLGNQFDIHGGGMDLKFPHHECEIAQGKSANGCAPVRYWMHGNMLTLNGKRMSKSTGNTILPHELFSGDNDIMEKAFSPAVVRFFMLQAHYRSVLDFSSDALMAAEKGYKKMMAAYDLLEKVAFKSTALNQQEDASVKELCDTCYKEMNDDFNTPKTIAALFELVAKINSFATNNSFGQLSEETFAYLQETFFGMISDVFGLQKEESGNTDVLDKSLQILIDMRAQAKRDRNFAMADEIRDRLLAAGVQLKDGKEGTTYSI, from the coding sequence ATGGCAAAATTTGAGAATCAAACGATTTACATTTATAATTCGTTAACTGGAAAGAAAGAACGCTTTGAACCTATTAATGCGCCTCATCTTGGGATCTATGTTTGTGGTCCTACGGTGTATAGTAATGTTCATTTAGGGAATTGTAGGACTTTTTTGTCGTTCGATACCATTATTCGATACTTTAAGTTCCTTGAGTTTAAAGTACGTTACGTAAGAAATATCACGGATGCTGGTCACTTGACTGATGACGGAAACGTAGATAACGATCGTTTTGTAAAACAATCTCGACTAGAGAAGTTAGAGCCGATGGAGATTGTTCAGAAGTATTCTATTTACTTTCATGATATCATGAAACAATTTAATGCCTTGCCACCAAGCATCGAACCTACGGCAACTGGTCATATCATGGAGCAGATCGAAATGATCCAAACGATTCTGGATAAAGGATTAGCTTATGAGTCGAACGGGTCTATCTATTTTGATGTGAAAAAGTACATGGAGCAAGGAGGAGAGTATGGAGAACTTTCCGGAAGAGATATTGAAGAGTTGATGTCTGGGTCGAGAGATTTGGATGGACAAGATGAGAAGAGGAATCCTACTGATTTTGCACTTTGGAAAAAAGCTTCTCCGCAGCATATTATGCGCTGGAATTCTCCGTGGAGTGATGGTTTTCCTGGGTGGCATTTGGAATGTAGTGCAATGGGTAAGAAATATTTAGGCAATCAATTTGATATTCATGGCGGAGGAATGGACTTAAAGTTTCCGCATCACGAGTGTGAAATTGCTCAAGGAAAATCAGCCAATGGTTGTGCTCCGGTGAGGTATTGGATGCATGGAAATATGCTTACCCTAAACGGAAAGCGTATGAGTAAATCAACTGGGAATACCATTTTGCCTCATGAGTTGTTTAGTGGAGATAACGACATTATGGAAAAAGCATTCTCTCCTGCTGTAGTGCGGTTTTTCATGCTTCAGGCACATTACAGAAGTGTGTTAGATTTTTCAAGTGATGCTTTAATGGCAGCTGAGAAAGGATATAAGAAGATGATGGCAGCTTATGATTTATTAGAGAAAGTAGCGTTTAAATCAACAGCTTTAAATCAACAGGAAGATGCATCTGTGAAGGAGTTGTGTGATACTTGTTACAAGGAGATGAACGATGATTTCAACACGCCTAAAACAATTGCTGCTTTATTTGAATTAGTTGCCAAGATTAATTCGTTTGCCACCAATAATTCCTTTGGTCAGTTGTCAGAGGAAACCTTTGCCTATTTACAAGAAACCTTCTTTGGTATGATTTCTGACGTTTTCGGGTTGCAAAAGGAAGAGTCTGGTAATACTGATGTGCTGGACAAAAGCCTTCAAATCCTAATTGACATGAGGGCTCAGGCGAAACGAGATCGTAATTTTGCCATGGCAGATGAAATTCGCGATCGATTATTAGCTGCAGGGGTTCAACTGAAAGACGGTAAAGAAGGAACAACGTATAGTATTTAA
- a CDS encoding C1 family peptidase encodes MNKMIKLGLLGVATVCSMALSAQETFSNKKGSEYKFTTVVDLDETSVKNQNRTGTCWSFSSLSFFESELMRMGKGEHNLSEMYIVRNAYIGKAENYLRMYGTFNFGQGGAFHDIPWVIERYGIVPEEVYKGLEYGEDAHNHDEMEAIMTAAVKALAKKPQGDRLTPNWKAAFEGIVDAYLGEIPTNVEEFTFTYEGKEYNPKTFADQLGLNMDDYVSLTSYTHHPFYKPFVLEVQDNWAMRTGYNLPIDELMSVMKDALKNGYTFAWGADVSEKGFSYRDALAINPEDPSTIKTKGTDEKFFNDAGAEKISNAFLSPTKEKMVSQAERQAAFDSQETTDDHGMHITGLIKDQNGTDYFVVKNSWGTDHNECDGYFYASEAYARYKTMNIMVHKDALSKDMKKKLGIK; translated from the coding sequence ATGAACAAAATGATAAAACTTGGTTTGTTAGGTGTAGCAACTGTCTGCTCAATGGCATTGAGCGCACAGGAAACATTTAGCAACAAAAAAGGAAGTGAGTACAAATTCACTACAGTAGTAGATCTTGACGAGACCAGTGTCAAAAATCAAAACAGAACAGGAACGTGTTGGAGTTTTTCTTCACTTTCATTCTTTGAGAGTGAATTGATGAGAATGGGAAAAGGAGAGCATAATTTGTCTGAAATGTACATTGTAAGAAATGCCTACATTGGTAAGGCAGAGAATTACCTGAGAATGTACGGAACATTCAACTTTGGTCAGGGAGGTGCATTTCATGATATTCCATGGGTGATTGAGCGATATGGGATTGTGCCAGAGGAAGTTTATAAAGGATTGGAGTACGGAGAAGATGCACACAATCACGATGAGATGGAAGCAATCATGACAGCTGCTGTTAAGGCTTTGGCTAAGAAACCTCAAGGGGATAGGTTAACTCCAAACTGGAAAGCTGCGTTTGAAGGTATTGTAGATGCTTATTTGGGCGAAATTCCAACAAATGTGGAGGAGTTTACATTTACTTATGAAGGGAAAGAATACAATCCTAAGACATTTGCTGATCAGCTAGGGCTGAACATGGATGATTATGTTTCATTGACTTCTTACACTCACCATCCTTTCTACAAGCCTTTTGTGCTTGAAGTGCAGGATAATTGGGCGATGAGAACTGGATATAACCTCCCAATTGACGAATTGATGAGTGTGATGAAAGACGCTTTAAAGAATGGATATACGTTCGCATGGGGAGCTGATGTTTCAGAAAAAGGATTCTCTTACAGAGATGCGCTTGCTATCAATCCAGAAGATCCATCAACTATTAAAACGAAAGGTACAGATGAGAAATTCTTCAATGATGCCGGTGCTGAGAAAATTAGTAACGCTTTCCTTTCCCCAACAAAAGAGAAAATGGTTTCGCAAGCAGAAAGACAAGCTGCTTTTGATTCGCAAGAAACAACTGATGATCACGGAATGCACATCACAGGATTGATCAAAGATCAGAATGGTACAGATTACTTCGTAGTGAAAAACTCATGGGGTACTGATCATAATGAGTGTGATGGTTATTTCTATGCTTCTGAAGCTTACGCAAGATATAAGACCATGAATATTATGGTACATAAAGATGCGCTATCGAAAGACATGAAGAAGAAATTAGGAATTAAGTAA
- a CDS encoding TonB-dependent receptor, which produces MLVRILIMLWLLLVHFFLSAQQVTVVNRATSVGIQNAEIRCVQTKHSSYTNEKGVADLDGSTCHTFIFSAAGYDTLRRSATQLAEQGYMVGLQQREHVLEELMVSTYKPDAIKKTSVHIEPLSINDFEQSGAYSISDALATIPGVSQLSTGIGISKPVIRGLYGNRVLVLMSGLRFDNQQWQDEHGLGLTNLGLAKVELIKGPLSLLYGTDAVGGIVNLIEEKAPEKGFSETELKTNFHSNTLGGSISAGHKVNYGNHWFRLRLGTSNHCDYTDGHNQRVLNSRFNSQNLKASFGFNKGNWNSVNHYFMSYSKFGFIFSDITHFMDEDSRWNREMSGPHHIVFLNTLASVNTIKLAKSELKLNVGLQSNYRSEDEGGGELSLKMLLLTGQYALKWEKMLSNDWLLIVANSSNFENNTNYGKRKIVPDAVMMESSASAYLKFMRKKVVLEYGLGAGIKNIQTFLTPTVNSDEKEMDPFHQNRTYMNTMLGTSWIPDKHWNIKLNLSTGVRAPNLAELSANGLHEGIYTYEIGDPNMKNERNVNADIGVYRTGNLVGLSISGFYNYFKNYIYLQPTTESWYGFPVSRFVQYDAAIYGAEATVSYALKKLKGIKLSGSYALLIGELENGEYLPYMPANKLTPEVRYERTLKNRTFYVFSNANIVSSQQLVNPYEDNSPGYQIINLGTGYSWSTDNANFALKLVVKNMLNEAYYDHLSRFKNFGLLNIGRDVSLQFNINFKNQIKNKL; this is translated from the coding sequence ATGTTAGTTAGGATACTAATCATGTTGTGGTTGTTATTAGTACACTTTTTTCTTTCTGCTCAACAGGTGACGGTGGTGAACCGTGCAACGAGTGTTGGCATTCAAAATGCTGAAATTAGGTGTGTGCAAACTAAACATTCGTCTTATACGAATGAAAAAGGGGTCGCAGATCTAGATGGAAGCACTTGCCACACATTTATTTTTTCAGCAGCAGGCTATGATACGTTGAGAAGATCAGCCACTCAGCTAGCCGAGCAAGGCTATATGGTTGGTCTTCAGCAGCGTGAGCATGTGCTGGAAGAGTTAATGGTATCAACGTATAAACCTGATGCCATCAAGAAAACGAGTGTACATATAGAACCACTTTCAATAAATGATTTTGAACAAAGCGGAGCTTACTCCATTTCTGATGCGTTAGCTACAATTCCCGGTGTATCTCAACTGAGTACTGGCATTGGAATTTCCAAACCAGTGATCAGAGGTCTATACGGAAACAGGGTACTTGTGCTGATGTCTGGATTGAGGTTTGACAACCAACAATGGCAGGACGAACACGGGTTAGGGTTAACCAACCTTGGATTAGCTAAAGTTGAGCTGATAAAAGGACCATTATCCCTACTCTACGGAACTGATGCCGTTGGAGGAATTGTTAATCTCATTGAAGAGAAAGCTCCAGAGAAAGGTTTTTCTGAGACAGAGTTGAAAACCAACTTTCATAGTAATACTTTAGGCGGGTCAATCTCTGCTGGACACAAAGTGAATTATGGAAATCATTGGTTTCGACTTAGGCTTGGAACTTCCAATCACTGCGACTATACCGATGGACATAATCAACGGGTATTAAATAGTCGCTTTAACAGTCAGAATCTAAAGGCGTCCTTTGGTTTTAACAAAGGTAACTGGAACAGTGTGAACCACTACTTCATGTCATACAGCAAGTTTGGCTTCATCTTTAGTGATATTACACACTTTATGGATGAAGACAGCAGGTGGAATCGTGAAATGAGTGGTCCACATCACATTGTTTTTCTTAATACGCTTGCTTCCGTTAACACCATTAAACTTGCTAAATCTGAACTGAAACTAAATGTTGGACTACAATCCAATTACAGATCAGAGGATGAGGGAGGTGGAGAGCTTAGCTTAAAAATGCTTTTACTAACGGGGCAATATGCGTTGAAATGGGAAAAGATGCTGAGTAATGACTGGTTACTTATTGTTGCCAATAGCAGCAATTTTGAGAACAACACCAACTACGGAAAAAGGAAGATCGTTCCAGATGCAGTTATGATGGAGTCATCTGCTTCAGCATATTTAAAGTTCATGAGAAAAAAAGTAGTACTGGAATATGGACTAGGTGCAGGAATAAAAAACATTCAAACATTCCTCACACCTACGGTTAACTCGGATGAGAAGGAAATGGATCCGTTTCACCAAAACCGTACTTATATGAATACCATGCTGGGCACAAGTTGGATTCCTGACAAACACTGGAACATCAAGCTCAACCTATCAACTGGAGTTAGAGCTCCGAATTTGGCAGAGCTATCCGCGAATGGACTTCATGAAGGGATTTACACTTATGAAATAGGAGATCCCAACATGAAAAATGAGCGGAATGTGAATGCGGATATTGGAGTTTATCGGACTGGTAACCTTGTAGGTCTTAGTATTTCTGGTTTTTACAATTACTTTAAAAACTACATCTACTTACAACCTACTACTGAGAGTTGGTACGGATTTCCCGTATCTCGATTTGTTCAATACGATGCCGCTATATATGGTGCAGAGGCAACCGTCTCTTATGCGTTGAAAAAGCTGAAAGGAATCAAGCTTTCAGGAAGTTATGCTTTACTTATCGGAGAATTAGAAAATGGCGAGTATTTACCATATATGCCCGCGAATAAACTCACTCCTGAAGTAAGGTATGAACGCACACTAAAGAATAGGACATTCTACGTGTTCAGTAATGCCAACATTGTGTCGTCACAACAACTGGTCAACCCTTATGAAGACAATTCACCAGGATATCAAATCATTAATCTTGGAACAGGGTACAGCTGGTCTACCGACAATGCAAATTTCGCTTTGAAATTAGTAGTTAAGAACATGCTAAACGAAGCATACTACGATCACCTTTCAAGGTTTAAAAATTTTGGATTGCTGAACATTGGTAGAGATGTCAGTTTACAATTTAATATCAATTTTAAAAATCAAATAAAAAATAAGTTATGA
- the rplI gene encoding 50S ribosomal protein L9 — MEVLLKKNVDNLGEKDELVTVKPGYGRNYLIPQGYAILATESIKKMHAETLRQRAHKAEKIKAEAQATADKLAKATIEVGAKVGENGKIFGSVSNVQVGEALTAAGFDIERKKIKLIGDAIKTVGSYQAEVTIHKEIKITIDFKVVEA, encoded by the coding sequence ATGGAAGTATTACTAAAGAAAAACGTAGATAATCTTGGTGAAAAAGACGAGTTAGTAACCGTTAAGCCAGGATACGGAAGAAATTACCTTATTCCACAAGGATATGCAATCTTAGCGACTGAGTCTATCAAGAAAATGCATGCGGAAACTTTACGTCAAAGAGCTCACAAAGCGGAGAAAATCAAAGCTGAGGCTCAGGCTACTGCTGATAAGTTAGCGAAAGCGACTATCGAAGTAGGTGCTAAAGTTGGAGAGAATGGTAAAATATTCGGATCTGTAAGCAATGTTCAAGTTGGAGAAGCTTTAACTGCTGCAGGTTTTGACATTGAAAGAAAGAAAATCAAACTGATCGGTGATGCAATCAAAACTGTTGGTTCATACCAGGCAGAAGTGACTATTCACAAGGAGATCAAAATAACTATCGACTTTAAAGTGGTAGAAGCTTAA
- the rpsR gene encoding 30S ribosomal protein S18, whose protein sequence is MADNKSEVRYLAPISIDISTTKYCRFKKHGIKHVDYKNADFLLKFLNEQGKILPRRITGTSAKYQRKVAQAVKRARHLAILPYLADQLK, encoded by the coding sequence ATGGCTGACAATAAATCAGAAGTAAGATATCTAGCTCCAATTAGTATTGATATCTCAACTACAAAATACTGTAGGTTCAAGAAGCACGGAATCAAGCACGTGGATTACAAAAACGCTGATTTCCTATTAAAGTTCTTAAACGAACAAGGAAAGATTTTGCCAAGAAGAATTACTGGAACTTCAGCAAAATACCAAAGAAAAGTAGCTCAAGCTGTTAAGCGTGCAAGACATTTAGCAATTTTGCCTTATTTGGCTGATCAATTAAAATAA